A window from Schistosoma haematobium chromosome 1, whole genome shotgun sequence encodes these proteins:
- the VAMP1_1 gene encoding Vesicle-associated membrane protein 1 (EggNog:ENOG410VK9Y~COG:U), whose translation MLFCLSRSADAGATNVANGGTPQPRPQNKRLQQTQAQVDEVVDIMRVNMEKVLERDAKLSQLDDRADALQAGASQFEASAGKLKNKYWWKNMKMNIIIGAVVLVLIIALG comes from the exons ATGCTTTTCTGTTTATCTAGGTCAGCCGATGCAGGAGCCACTAATGTTGCCAATGGAGGGACTCCTCAACCGCGACCACAGAACAAGCGCCTGCAACAAACACAAGCTCAGGTTGATGAGGTAGTAGATATCATGCGAGTAAACATGGAGAAAGTTCTGGAGCGCGACGCCAAACTTAGCCAGTTGGATGATCGAGCAG ATGCTTTACAGGCAGGCGCTTCACAGTTCGAGGCCAGTGCTGGTAAATtgaagaacaaatattggtggaAAAATATGAAG ATGAATATAATCATTGGTGCAGTTGTATTGGTACTCATAATAGCACTAGGAT AA